The nucleotide window cTTCTAACTCTATTGTCTGTCCTGActgttatttctttctacactgtaaaacaatactgaatgCGTTTCTCCAAAagacacaataatctcctttaaacagttgatattaaaatgtatctgctacttttgctctgtaaagcttcataaccgctctaatctgaggtgctggttgttaattggtaatttctAAGGCTGgtgactttaaatgaacttctcctctacagcagaggtcagttttggtcttgctttccggGAAAGGTCTTTATGAGAAACAGTTGTTCTTTAATCACATATTGCCATGTTTATTATTACATCTAATACACAGAACTAAACGAGTTTAAATGAGGACATTATGAAATCTCTGAaagaaacataaacacacacacacatcatttgtAAATTTCAGCACTTTGATCAGTGCTTTAATCAAGTATTTAAACTCGACCAAGAGATCTCGGGTtattttgctgtaaccctgtttcctgaaaaggcaggaatgagatgctgcgtgaaaacgctatggaaacatctttttatgttgccggttgtgaagcatgtgtgtatcaaacacgccaaattttggcctatataacctcggtaaggtgacgtcatctgattagacacacctgcaggttataaatacaggtgaaccggaaacattcctcagattgatctGTCTGAACGGACagagtgtagtggcggccgccccccagttgtggccccaaaacatgtaaaagctgctctgacttacgccactggctgatgcagtggatgtaaatctaaagagcacgtactagacagtaagtgaagtctcttctgctccgaagctgtaaaggcggaggacagaaggctttaaaaataatagggtgcatgttgttaatggaactttcggaagatagttcagtgaggatgcaaaatggccctgactagcccaggggcaagtctaggcaggatggggagactaaAAGATAtccaatcctcttagagagctgactctagtggttaaACAAAAAGGGGGGTGTTTCCCACAATAACTTCATCAATCAggacgtgacaggctgaaatagcggttacgtacgtcctgagagtactagggcacaagcccgaggacaacttttactgcagaaactccagcactaaaacaattcggcagtggactgggtctacctgcttcgtcatgcaccaactttcaaatacatttcatttgagggcataagcttttctaagggagggagccctagcacttagaatagtcttaattgcgctggctggaagaccagcttgacttagttggtcccgttcaggttCCAAACTCAGGCCGGGGgtgaaatatcgtcccctgcgcctgagacagaagatcccaccttATTGggatcacccatggtgagccgttgaaATGAGATACTACtgtagatccgagaaccacactctggttggccaacagggcgctatcaataagaggcgcaaacgctgttgatGGACCCTTCGCAAAGAGGCTATTAGgcaaaacgcataaaggcgtaacctggGCCATGTACAGGCCAAGGCATCCAGACCCAGGTGAGCTGgaagtagtaaaggggacatttgctgatcttgcgaggcaagtCTTCCAACTCTGCTACATAAAATTTCTCCCAGATTGaatgactacttcggggtggggtttccattccctgtgtgtcagagattgactagacagtacaactgctcccacattcatatgccctgaaatgtaaattgccctgagggacaggaacctgatgcgctagctATTAGCGAAGCGAGCACAGtctgccctggcgattaatatataagactgccatagtgttgtccacccgcactaggacatggcagccactcaactgctggaggaagtgctttagggccagaaatagagctaTGATTTCGAGGCATTGGTGTGCCGTgcaagaagatggcctctccagctctctTGGGCTGGACGGTTATCTAAGACTGCACCCCAGCCTGTGAGAGAAGCATCTGTCTTTAGCATCTGCGACAACAAGATGAAGTTAGAGTTGGACCCAGAGTAAAAACCGGGGTCTGACTACATAGGAAGGGCACGAAGCACCTGGCGTGTAAACTTTATTGAGGATTGGCCCTGGAGTGAAATCCcttggttcttagccacaactgagatgctctcatgtgcagaaggccaaAAGGTGTCactgtggatacagctgccattagagctaagatctctaaaaataatggtcactttctggtctagcttgaatTCCTTAAGGGTGttaagaatggattcgacatgagtgggagacagctgtgcccgcttacgctcgaatcccatgtggcacccaatatgttgttctttgaacaggaaagagcatgcttttcgtggcgttgggtctcaatcctaagaaacaaagatgagctaggagtgctagctactgagactgggccagccagtcgtatATGTAATTCAAtatggatgccctggagtcataagagccagaactacatccatgcattttgtatatgtgcgggtaagagctagaccaaatggaaggacccgatactggtaagcttcgccccaaACATGAACCTCAAGAACCTCCTgttttgtggcaatatttctatatgaaagtaaCCGTCCTTAAATCGATTGTCaaaaatcaatcgcttggtaggatttgagagcaatcactttgacagtcaacattttgcagctgtattattcattttttcagATAGCGGGACAGCCCGcgaaatctaaaaatttaatgcagccccccgttcctctaggaaccaagaaatactgactgtagtagtctgactcactgtctggtaggggaacatgttccatggccccattccccagcaacttctgtcagcagatgcgcactttccagTATCACGGAAATGtggaccacgccgttgaaacctGGAGGTcgatgtgcaaactgaatcctgtagcccttGTCTACAGTCTTTAGTACTCAGGGAGATAAGCCTGGCAGTAGCTTgcacgctgccagcttctcgGAAAGGGGTAAAAGTTTTAGTACTTGGACTGCACAAGGTGGGGGGACTTCTTTTTAGTGTAGAAGACAGTGCGGCAATCTGATCGTTTGGAGGCTGTCTGTGAGGGGcgacgagccgtaccccagtcctcaCGGGGGGGTGCCCAGCTGCTGAGGCTCTTGCCTGGCCagaatcagatctggtcgaggctgGGTCGCCGACGGCGATATGTGCCATAGATGTCTTTCAGCAGTCACCAAAGAGGCCATAGAACGGCCAATAtcacgggctgtctgtttagtcgcacgcagggataaatcagtagcccggcaTAATTCAGTGAATGCTTCCTGATTTACCGTGCTGCTCATGCTCAGATCAtttagcagatcagcctggtacgcctgcaaaaccgccatggtgtgcaaggaagcgccggcctgacctgctgcttgaaatGCTTTCCCTAcaagggtagaagaagttctacacagCTTGGAGgaaagtgttggtttctttaatgaagaTGATGCCGCAGGAGAAAGATAGcctgcaagcgtctcttctatctggggcatcatggTGTAGCCTCCTGCTTTTGCATCCACGATATTCAAATAAAACGAAGTCGAAGGAACAAAAATACGGGAAAAAAGGATTCCTCCAAGAACGAGATatttcgttgtggaggtcatcaaagAATGGGAGAGAGCTGCGTTTTGGCTATATCTCCTGGCCACCCAACAGGAATCTGTTGTGTAATTTTGAGtgttttgggtgagcttgctcctgtggccaatcaataTGCAGTCATTTGACTGTACGTGTTATAACCTTAAGCAGctcctcatattctctctcatctttagaggagcgttctgaggaagctacttccatttccacagaagcaggggAGTGAGTCTCTTCAATGCACCCACAAGAGGCACCAGAGTGCactcgtgaagtggaaggagagagttcgggatcgggggagagggcgagagaaagaaGGGGCTCCGTCTCTCGTGCCTCAGCTAAGTCAGCctgtgatccccatgagtgcagcgcggctcgtggctCCCTAAAGAACGCAAGGCGCGCCCGTAGCAGCTTCTTTtggagaagatcacagtgctcacactctccattaagcccttcgagagcgtgcttctcacccaaacattcaaagcagaaagtgtgcatatcgccctccgaaaggaaattatCGCAcggagggggacatctagctCTAAACTCCGCCATTATTGTCTGGTTTGTCTTTGGTTCTGTTTATAAGTGAGTTTTATAATCTGCTGTTAGATTTTTAGTATGCttgttgacacacacacgcgcacaaagTGGTGAGAACAAaagatctaaggaatgtttttgATTCACCTGTTTTTAGAACCTTCTGGGGCGTctaatcagatgatgtcacaCTACCGAGGTTATATAGGCCAAAATTTGTGTTTGATACAAACATGCTTCACAatcggcaacatgaaaagatgttgtcaaagcgttttcacgcagcatcgagtatagcctttgaaagggaactaaaAGAGACTTTAAGACTCTTTGGAACATTTTCAAGCCCACAAACAGTAGTCCAGCCTTGCTGTGACTCCATATGTCAAGGCATAATTATAtatgaagcttgtttattatgATTGTCATAAGAACAAAACCAGGGTATTAAATACTGACTCTTTTTATGCTATTTGAGATCACCTATtcctaataaattttttatttataaaatgtatcacattttttctttatttacactgTAACATGATTAAGAACATGTAGTTTTgtggattaaatttttttttaatatttattttcttttaatgtttttttaaattgtaaattaaaaaactttcacatacaaacactagGTATTTTGTGCGCTTAATGGCTTCAGTGGACTTTACCAGTGCATGACATCATGTTAATTAAGCTTTCAATCAAACTTAGGGGATGTGCTTactttttaaactataaaaatatctGAGCTGCCTGACCTACAATTTATTTGTTCATGATGTAACAGAGactatttatgtttaaaatgcatCTATTGATAAACCTGTCGGAGTTTAACCAGTCTGATTTCTGTGAGCATTTCTCCTGTCCAGAGAGATCTGTATCACCTGCAGTTTATATCTTATTATATGTGTGTTCAGCTGCTATGGTTCTGCTAACAGTTTGTGGAAATCTGCTGGTCATCATTTCTGTTTTTCACttcaagcagcttcacacaccgACTAACATGCTCGTGCTCTCTCTTGCTGTGTCAGATTTCCTCATTGGGGCGTTGGTGATGCCACCAGTGTTGATCTGGACCACTGAGTCATGTTGGATTTTTGATAATTGTTACtgcattagtttttttgtaactGATTATATTCTCACAACCCTGTCTATATATCATATTGCTCTGATCGCTGTGGATCGGTATTTGGCTCTCTCAAACCCATTTCTCTACACAAACTCAATCTCTACCAGGACTATGAGCATTGTGGTTTCTTCTGACTGGTGTGCTTGTCTGGTTTATACTACAACCGTcagttattttaatgaaatcttCACAAGTTCTGTAATGTGTCCTGGAGAGTGTCATCTTTTTCTGAATGAAGTTTCGTCTGTAGTTGATCTTgtaataacatttatatttccactttctgTTATAATCATATTCTATACTCTGGTTTTTGTGattgctaagaaacatgccactgctatcAGAGAGCTTAATAATCACAAACAGCCTAAAACGCAGAAAATCACCTCACACTCGatgaaatctgagagaaaagcagctaaagtcctcggcattttagtgtctgtgtttcttgtgtgtttacttccatattttatttgCAGTTTATTAGGTGATGTTATTGAGCTACAGACAGAAACATTTCTTAAAGTCTTCATTGTGGTTTATCTTAATTCCACCATTAATCCAGTTATTTATGCTCTGTTTTATCCGTGGTTTAGAAAgagcattaaattaattataactcTGCAAATATTTCAAGCAGACTCTGCATTAATAAATATTCTTTCATGAATGTGCTTTTGGGTGTATGTACATTATGTAACATTGAGAGTGAGTGTGATCCAAACATCTggaattaatgaaataatgaaaatttttgaacaaaaataagagaAGTGTAATGTTTTGAATGTTCGGTCACGATTCTGCACTAGTTTCAGTTaaccatttaaatttaaacacatttgtgaTATTGATTATGTTAACTTTATGCAAAAGATCAAGGTTTAGTTTTCATTGAGTCTTGAATCTGAACATCCattttatttaagcatttgTTCAGACAAAGCATTTAATGAATTTGATCTAAGATCTATAGTCAGAATTTAGTGAAGGTCACGGAGAATGTGGAGTCTCTGGCACCATTTGTACAGAATCTCATTAAAGCAAAAGGGGGAAATTCTGATGTTCATTAACTTTCCATTTTTACAAGATATAAGATAGTAGGTATTAACTATAATTACAAGATAACATTTTTAGTTGAAACTTTACAGTTAAAAACATTATGTTTAAATGCAAAGAAGAAGCATGTTCTATAGTGTTTTCAGACTTCTGGACCCTACGATGAAAACTAATAGTGAAACCGTTGTTAATAATCTTGGTCATTCCATTGATacttgttgttagtcttttggctgctcccggcaaggggtcgccacagcggaatatccagttcgcacaacaacttggcacaggttttatgctggatgcccttcctgacgcaaccctcccatttctatccgggcttgggaccagcactgtgtccagtggctggggggttttggccctggctgggaatcgaaaccaggccttccgcatggcaggcaaaacacctaccactgagccaccagtgctccTTGGTCATTCCATTGatactaatgcatgcttattcTATCAGATCTCAGTGCTTCTTTTAACACCCTTAGCCATAGCATTCTGTTTTCCCGGCTTTTTTCGATCACTGTTTTgacttattttacattttatatttcagaTAGAGATTTATATTTAACCACTGGGAAACGGAAATGCTTTACTGCCCCCTGTTGGATCATTTGTAGACTGAAGTGTGAAATTCACAGAGCCTGTATAAAACAAACCTCCTACTATAATAGTCTTTAGAATGTGctaatatacactatatacagtacttttataACAAAAACTTGAAACAAGGTAATGTATTTTAAGCGACATTAGTCAGTGAAGCATAGTCTCTCCATGGTCGTGTTTGAATCGTCTCCCTGTGTCCAAGCACGGCTGCTTCCTGTTGGTGATGTAACTTACTGTTTTCGTATTGTTACGTTTTGCGTTTGTATCAGCGTACaatattatgtaatattattatataatatgtaatattattaatagcaactagtttttacatcttcatactatttggcttcgccttttttccatttttttttgctctttttgaaAAACACgcgagtttcttcttctaagaacaacaatCGGAATTTAGctaaaaacaactaaactctGACTCAGGTACAATATAATAgataatattcaattcaattttatttgtatagcgcttttaacgatttacatcatcacaaagcagctttacacaatcaaaagaattaagtttgtataaaatgtgaatgtgtatgaatcaaaattatatgattgtccctgatgagcaagcctaggacgacggcgacagtggcaaggaaaaactccctgagatggtaataggaaaacccctttgagagaaaccagactcaacaggaaacccatcctcatctgggtgaaaacagatagcagggattgatgtacataataatatgcgagactggaagttcagtataagaggagatgtgtaagattaaagtcctgtttgttcctggaggctcaggtggactgtgaaaaataatttaatattcaaaagctaatattcagcttgttcagtgtgtaaagtgcaggatgtttagacattcttcctccgtcgttagtgatAATTTcacttgtgataggtgtgtgttagttagcactctgacggagaagatatcagcaaTAGAGGAGCGCATTCAGACTtaagagagggttagagagtgtgagagcagcgttattctcTTAGCGGAAATTCTGGGTGCCACAggtggagataaccagcccccgactccagcatactcgttcagccaaagctaacgctaaggctagcccactgCAGCACAACtgttctgcgcttcacgtgtccaacaggtttgctctcctcagtgatgcatccgctgagaaacctgaaagagctctgtttataggagactctatactgagacatgtgaaattagctagtCCTTTAGGGGCGGCCAGCAGCAGTGGTTAGCTATATCCCAGGAGCCGTTCTcaaagatagtagtacatgctggagctaatgatatacacctcagaggttagcaagaataactttTCAGAGGTGTTCAAATTAgcaaaggcgatgtccgatgacgtaatatgctctggtcccattccaatgagacgtggcaacatagcttacagcaggttatggtcactgaaccgctggatgtccaggtggtgctccaaaAATAATGTgagcttcatagataattggacctttgagggcaaagttggcctgttagggcgggacggtgtccatcccactcgggaaggtgctgctctcatttcttgtagtatagctcatactCTCAGAAGAGGCccagttaatcggtgacaatccagaggcCAGGCCaggaagcagacagacaggctaaaccaaccgtctgctagctgcatagagtcgtcactcagggttcactgtattgagactgtgtctgttccctgagttaagcaaaaatgtagaaagacccataaagtctgttttagtaatttaattaatatagataccacaaactcggatcacactaaatgcgcagccggcagCTCTTATCTGAAACTAGGAGTGTTAAAAAGtcgatctctcgcatctaaagcagttatatttaatgaaatattcGAGGATTAGGAATTTTAtgtactctgtttaacagaaacctggattaaacaggacgagtatgaagctctaaatgaagctagtcctcctggatacagctacatacaccagcctcggttaactggtagaggaggagattcacagttattcacaatgataatttgactattatacaaaaacacggacacaagtttaattcatttaaaatcctatagtaacataacaagtgtagctaca belongs to Clarias gariepinus isolate MV-2021 ecotype Netherlands chromosome 2, CGAR_prim_01v2, whole genome shotgun sequence and includes:
- the LOC128518006 gene encoding trace amine-associated receptor 13c-like, with product MHLLINLSEFNQSDFCEHFSCPERSVSPAVYILLYVCSAAMVLLTVCGNLLVIISVFHFKQLHTPTNMLVLSLAVSDFLIGALVMPPVLIWTTESCWIFDNCYCISFFVTDYILTTLSIYHIALIAVDRYLALSNPFLYTNSISTRTMSIVVSSDWCACLVYTTTVSYFNEIFTSSVMCPGECHLFLNEVSSVVDLVITFIFPLSVIIIFYTLVFVIAKKHATAIRELNNHKQPKTQKITSHSMKSERKAAKVLGILVSVFLVCLLPYFICSLLGDVIELQTETFLKVFIVVYLNSTINPVIYALFYPWFRKSIKLIITLQIFQADSALINILS